Genomic window (Tetrapisispora phaffii CBS 4417 chromosome 15, complete genome):
CCAGACATCTAATGACACTAATTGCTACACAGAGCTGGCATCAAGTTGACAGGAATACCAGGTATATGTTCTTACAGGATGATAACGTTGTAAGCATATCGCTTTGTTCTACGATGGAAAAGGATTTCATGCGTGGAAAGATACGTTTGTAGCGCCAGGGAAGCTGTTTCcgtttttttattaatattattgacTGATtgtatatctatatatatttagtgTGTAAGTGTATAGATGAATGATATGCTtgtgtatgtgtatgtgtAAGTGTGAGTTCATGTGTTTATGCTAATCTAATAATAGTGAATATTTTGAGATTAAAATGCAATCTCCACCCCTCTCTGGGTCTAATATGTAGTTGTAGTAAATACCATCTGATGACAGAACTCGTATCGGAATGGCGGTGATTTTTTTTGGAGAAGTCTGTCCGGTTGTATAGTTTGAGTAGTTTGCGAGCACTTTTGGataatttgataaatcaaGGGTTATTTCTTCTCCGATTGAAGAAATATACTTGCCAGCATTGATCCTCATACTAACGTGTGCCAAACTCTCAGAGCTGGTACTATTTAACTGGTGAGAGGATAAATTGGCGTTGTTCGAACCTATGTAGTTGCTGTAGGTTTCTTTACTCTCAATTGGCAATTTGAAACTTGCAAAATGTCTGGAAGATTctattattgatttaacATCCAATGGGAAGTATTCTCCGAATTTTTTAGCAGCATTTTTAGAAAACTTTTGTGTAGATTTTCTTATCATTCTACCAACAGTACTTCTGGTGGTGTCGACAAATGGTTCTTTTTTACTTGAATCTGGACTTTTCGGGCTAGTATTTGTTTCATTTGATAACATGTCTGtttcatttgaattattatctaattCCTCAGATAGTGGTGGACTTGAACTTCTACTAGTGAAATTCTCATTAGACGGTGTCAAATTCTCATTATccattttaaaaatatggaCTGTCTTACTGGAGCAAGTCACCGATAAATACTTGCTATCGTTACTGAATATGATAGAATGAACGTTTGTTGGATACGTACCTCTTCTAAACTGATATAATTTTGCACCAGTCTCGACACTAAACACTCGCACAATTGTTCCCTTTTCAGATGCAGTGGCTAACAATGTACCTTCATTATTTAGTGCCAATGCTGCAATAGTACCTTTATGTGCCTCTACGACCATTGTTGGTTGTAAAGTTACTAAATTAAACAGTATAACATCaccattttttattatcttatgagtattcttattattaagGTTATTACTACTCATAAAGAGAGGAGCATCTGGTTCGTTATTATTTGGTTCACTATCTAAGTTTTGTTGTTCATTACTGCCATTGGCATCTTTCCCTAAACGTCGATTATTATCAGAAGACTGAATATTGTTTCTACTGTTATTGGAAAGTAACACCATATTATTAGTTGTTAAATTTGCTTCAATTTCagaatttataatttttggtGGAGATGGATAGGctaaaaaatcattatctAGTGATGTTGATAGAGCAATCAAAcctttatcattttcattattttcaatagtaTGTAATAGTCTCATAGTTTTAatatcataaatatatatctgttcTCTTAAAACCACGATCAATCTAGctttattcattttaacGGATAAGATTGCCGTAGGGAAAGTGACTTCACAAATCACAGTATCAGTTTTTGTGTTTAGCATTGTTAATCTTCTTGGAGATAGTGCTGGTTGATCTCCCAACCCTACGATTGCTAACAATGAGGTAGAATATAACATTTCTACAATAGCCAAACTACAACCTGTTGGAGATGAAACTGTTGATAAATCCATATTTGGATTATCTTGATTAGAAGtagaattgaaatttagTTTTTTTTGTGAATAAAATTTACCAAATGGATCACAATTATATATCCTAAAGCCCTCCGTAGTAGCAATTGAAATACAAGAACCATTTTGGTTAAAATTTatgaaattaatcaatGGTGCATCACTCATTTCTCTCTCTTGCTCTCTCCGTCTCTTGTATAATATTGCTATTATGTTAtagaattttttttatagaGTTTTCTTTTACTATTAATATGTCTTGGGAAcactttttaataaatagtGAGTTTATATTCCGTATTAATTAACAGATATGaccaaaaaaatcaaaccAGTCTGTTAGCAAATTGTAcctgaaaataaaataatggGTATATATGAATGTTTTCAACGTATTATCTTGAAGAAATCAGCAAACCCTCGATCAGTTTAAGACCACCGCTTGATAGTTTAATGAATGTAACGTTTAAATTTGTCCCTTAAACAAATCAGTTATATGGTATATCACTTATTGAAGTAGTGATTGGGATGAATGGTATTATATTAAGTATGGTAAATTGTTTGTAGTGGTTAGACAAGATATATAGATTGCATGTGTTATTAATTGGTAGCAGTAACCACCGTACCcattgaattaaaaaacaaaaagttTGAGAGCCCTTATTACCCGTTCGCCGTATGGGCTCTCAAACAACACTCTACCCCTACAACACAAAACACGGAGGAGCCATTCCGTGGGGGGGTAAATCCGAAACACTTTGAACAAGAAATATTGTGGTTACCCCGATTTGCTAATACTGTCACATATACATTAGCTGAGTTTAATCGTTTCCGGTAATCGGCCATAATAATCCTAGAAAACACAACGCGACGTCCCAGTGGCCGAGTGGTTAAGGCGATGCCCTGCTATTCATCAGAAAAGCAAGATAGGCATTGGGTTTTACCTGCGCAGGTTCGAATCCTGTCTGTGACGCCATTTTTTTGGAAGTTGTACAATGGGTAGTTATTTTAAGGTTTTGCTCTGTTACCTGGCGGTTCTAGCTGAATGAGAACAGGCTTTAGACAATGGGATGGCAAAGATGTagtaatgataaaaatgtttaaactaaataaattatcaattttaaataatgactGGATAAATGCgtcatttaataaagtaTAGAGGACGGTAATGGGCAATCATAACTTACCTAGTCTCTTTAAAGCTTGATGAGCAATATCATAAACGGCGACATCAAAACTCTTCCATTCAATACCtaattgtttttgtgtGGCTGTTGAATCATAACGAATCGTAGGTTTGTCacaattttcaattgctGCAGGAATAGTACCTTTCACTTGTGGGAACTGTTTGTTAATCGAATTGGCAACCAGTTGGTCACTATAGGTCCCTGCAGACAATAACAATCTTTCACCATCAAGTCTGTCCTCCCGCATAGCCATAACATGTGCCAGAGCCACATCATCAACATGAACGTAACTCATTGCATAGTCTTGAGACAGTTTTTCAGTTGGTGGAAGGtacaaaattttattgacaTATTCACAAGAAACATTTAATGTATCTTTAACATCTTCGTCAAACATTTGTCTTCCAAATACCATAACTGGATTCACGGTAGtgaatttgaaatcaaCCTCATCTTTGTTTTCCTTTAAGAAATCCCAAGCAGCCTTTTCAGAATATGTCTTCGATCCAAAGTAGCACAGAAAAGAACTAGTCTTTGCCTGTTCCCATGTTATTGGATTCCAATCTTTCTCTGTCGTGATTGCTGAGTCGTCGTTGACATTTAACATTGCAACAATAGATGATGTCATCACAACATGTTTGACGCTTTTTGGAGCAAACTTTTTAATAGCACTTAATACACTTTTTGTACCATTGACTGCTAGTAACAAGTAAtggttttcaaaatcagTGTTGCCTTCGTCAGGCAATGGAGAAGCCATATGTATGACATAGTCGATTTCGTTGCTATGTTTCTTTAACGTTTCGTCAAATGCATCTAGTTTGGTTATGTCAGTGACAAGTTCGAATGATAAATTTGgattattaaattgtttaattatCTTATCAACTTTATCTTGCGATCTAACTGTTCCGATAACTTTATAATTCTGCGATAGCAATAAGTTAATTACATGTAAAGCAATGAAACCTGAAGCACCAGTAACTAAGACAGccattattgttgttgttattttatatctttttacTTTTAGTTGTTGTTGATGTAGTATTAAGATACGTTGGCATTAAAACTACATAATGCCAAAAATAACATCTAAGTTACAATCGATCAAAGCCTACATGAATTGCTGTCATTTTATATCCCAAATAAATGCCTGGTTTTAACGCCCATTGAACTTCAAGCTTCAAGAAATTCTCTTATATCAATGGATGGTTAGTATGAGGATGGTTATTGATGCAAGCCTACCCGTCCCCACACACTCACCCATTCGAGCATACTTCAAGAAATACATTAATCATCATCCTGGTACTGACCAACTTGTAGATTCCAGACACACTGCATATGCAATGCGATGCCCAATCTCGCAGCGTCGGAGCGGAAATCGGAAACGAGAGGTGGTTGCCCATCAAGCGGACCTGTCGCCCATTAAAAAACGGTTCGCAGTGCATTTGCCTGCAACCATTCACAACACATTCACGTTCTGTAGGTTCATGAAACGATTGCTGATGAATGCAAGAAGTGTTGATATTTCAAGCATGCATTAAGAGTACGATGTTTGGTTGCCAATCTAGAGAGCCCCAACGTGCTTCTTGATGAGATAACTCTGTCACCCATCGAACCATGCTGGAATCTGTAGGATAGTGATACTTCAGGGTGCCGGATGTTTCCAATTTTACCTTGCCAGCCGAAGTTACAGATTCGAGTAACTGTGCATTTCTGTTGATTTCTAATCCTACtaatttaatgttttcttttgatgAGCTACCAAAGACTCATCTGAAAACCCATGAACCGAGAAATTACAAATACATGATACCTATCGATAGCCAGAATGTATGCACGCAAGCtatctttaattatttttcttataaCATTGATCTAGCCATCGATGCTAATTTGATTATTGGCAATATCATGCCACTGCATTCTTGTAAGTATCTGTTATTTCTGATTGGAGACATCAATTTCCTAAAGAACCAAAATCTAGTATCATATTTTAGTGATACGACCAGTGGTATCTCTAATAAAGGTAGTTTTGAAGATAGgtagaatattttataaaagtaCCCTTCATTTTTCCAGCATATACTAACTTGATCATATCGTtataaaacattattaCTAACTATCATAGTAAATTTCCTGGTCCGGTAATCTCCTtttgtcagaattattgtagtgtatgtgactgtcagaattattgtagtgtatgtgacagaactaagtgtttatgacactttgagtccagaactaatagatcacttactaatggaaagaaggtctagaacaatcttccaagtggtaggtgaaaatttctcactacaatgGAAATGGCTACgcgataaacacagatgtacaatacagcactaaagatcttaggaggatgaatgaacatgtgtacgtgttcattcaactgtcagttcaactcatatataaggagggcttctaactctatatagaatagtttaaatacactaataaaggaccaatcgattatttaactataaagaagatggactatactagagcaactgaagtggctaatgacactaacttagatgttggaactacccaacataagcttgttaCTCCACaaatttagatataaagtatataatctaacaacattttaatatattaaagcaatgaacACAACTATTGAGCAGTCAATTTCCAACATATTGAGCAAATTGTACGATGTTTATTTATCAACGGTGGTAAGGTTGTTGTaataactatatatattcgATTTTAACGGAAGCAAGCAGATATCCTCTCGGTAGCCAAGTTGGTTTAAGGCGCAAGACTGTAATGTGTTAACAAAGTAATCTTGAGATCGGGCGTTCGACTCGCCCCCGGGAGACATTAACTTTTTTGGCATCTTTCCCCATAATAACTTTCgttttttccaaaataagAACTAATTCCATATTACTTGCTAATACGGCAGtcttttattaaacaattgaCACGGTTGTACCTATCACAACGATCCAGCTTCCATTTCCCCTCAGCTTACTTATCCCTCATacattaaattaattatatgtCACATGACCGAGCTTCCTTTTTCGGTAACTGGTACACAAGAATCACTATATCATAATATCTTCGATTTTTAAAGTaaattgaaacaaaaagaTCAAATAAGCATTAATTCatagttattatatttaataaaacaacataaaataattgtttGGATTAGGTTTAATTTGAGCTAGTGAGTCCATAAGATTGGTTTATGAAAGTTCATTAAGATACTAGTTTGTGTCCTGAAACAAAAAACTTTGATTTAGACTTTTTTTCAGTATAAGTTCTGGTTGAATTGATCGTCAATCATTGATTAATTTCCTTTCAATATCCAAGTAATTGAATAAACTAGTTTTTAGAGAAGAATACAACGAGAATTTTAGTGAATAAGCagtatttgaatatatatatttgaattgatttgatttgctttttgtaattattatatttctttgcGTTAGTGAACCATAATGAGAAAGAACGTTTATTTAGATAACACAATTGAATTTCTAAGAGGTAGAGTCTATTTAGGCGCATATGACTACACTCCAGATGATACTGACGATATGGTGTTTTTCACTGTAGATGGTACCATATTTTACAACAGTTTTCATCTAGATTTTGGTCCAATGAATATTGGTCATTTGTATAGGTTTGCAGTTATTTTTcatgaaattttaaatgatgtAGAAAATGCTAAAAAATCAGTAATTTTCTATTCATCGACGTCTACAAGAGCAAGAGCCAATGCTGCCTGCATGTTATGCTGTTACATGATTCTTGTTCAAGGCTGGACTCCTCATCAAGTTTTACAACCATTAGCACAAGTAGACCCTCCATTTATGCCGTTCAGAGATGCAGGTTACTCTAATGCcgattttgaaattacaATTCAAGATGTAATTTATGGTGTATGGAGAGCTAAAGAAAAAAGTTTAATAGATTTACAGGCATTTAATTTAGAAACttatgaaaaatatgaaagaGTAGAGAATGGtgattttaatgttttaacCCCAGATTTCATTGCTTTCGCATCACCACAGGAATCAAATAGAATTGGTGCTATACAATCATCATCTCCAAACAAATCTCATTTAAATCAACCTTTCAGAAGtgttttgaaattcttCAAGTCAAGCAATGTCCAACTAGTGGTGAGATTAAATTCGCACTTATACAATAAGCAAcattttgaagatattgGTATTCAGCATTTAGATATGATATTTGAAGACGGTACGTGTCCagatttatcaattgttaaaaattttgttgGTGCAGCAGaaacaattattaataaaggTGGAAAAATTGCGGTACATTGTAAAGCAGGCTTAGGTAGAACCGGTTGTCTAATCGGCGCCCATTTAATATACACATATGGTTTCACTGCAAATGAATGTATAGGCTTTTTAAGATTTATTAGACCAGGTATGGTCGTTGGACCCCAACAACATTGGCTGTATTTGAATCAAAACACATTCAGAGAATGGAAATACACGATGAGACTATCATTAGAGCCAAAGGAAGTCATTGGTGGTCTGTATCCCTTAATTGGCATGGAAGAGTACAGAttacaaaagaagaaagtaAAAGAAAGTAAAAAGAATACCCATGTAAAAGCTTTCgaaaatgatgatagtGAGATGAGAGATTTAGTTATGACTCCGCCAAGTGCGAAAGATAAGAAGGTAGGAAAAGAAGAGTATTCCAATCCAAGTTTCCAAATAGCTGCAGTGCCACAGAATTCTCCTGGACAACCTAGAAAGGGTCAAAATGGTACGAATACTATCgaagatattaataaacaaaatgcAATCCAAAATAATTCAGAAAAGGGAACTAGAACTCCAGGAATGGGTGATGATACTAATAATTCGGATGAAGACATGGACAGGAGTGCAGAAGATGTGTTGAAACAGCTTCTACCAAAAAATAGACGTATTGCATCAGGTAAAAGAACACCAAGTGCAGGTGTTAGAAAAGTGAGTGGAACaaccaaaaaataatatgaaatCATCTAATAGacttatattatattcaacGTTTACTATATCATCATGAATATCaacttatatattaatcaaTACCCATTAGTAACATTGCGTTcctaaaatattattaattattacGATTTATAGAAGTATATAGGTTCGCGGTGCAGAAATTGTCATCCTTCAACAAAATTAATGGTCTCGTTATGTCATATTTCAAATCTGTTATTTTATCAACACAATACACGATTGAACTAAGATGTTATATACCCAATATCTGCTTAAATATAACATGGTATCAGTAGTTTTCCAGACTTGTGTTTCATTCCATTATATTTCGATGCTAATTTCCCTCCACTTTCTGTTGGTTGGCTCCATGCTAATTCCCAGCGTTGCATTGTACGTGAGGGATTCATATTAGTTCTTGCAgcttctaataattttactGCAATGCCCTGTGAACGATGCTCTTTGCAGACCCAGATTCTCGATATACCTACTTTAAAGTGAGGTCTGATGTGATCTATTATGgatttattttcatataCCATCCATCGGCTTCTTGTTGAATCGATTGGTTCGACGGATATGGCACCGACTGCTCTGTCatcctttatatataaaaatagtTTACCTTTTCCGTCGACAGTAGCCCAGAAATCGTTTTCATTATGAGGAGCATTTAGTTCATCATTAACAACAGACATAAGCTCTGAAGCAGCTTTCACTTCTTTTGGGAATTGTGGTCGAACAACTACCACgtattcattttttgattgCAGGTCAGATGTATACGTTGAATCGTTTGAAGTGCTTGAAGATGTCGGTGGCGTTATCTTCTGATCAATAAGTTTGGGTCCCTCAATATATGAACCCCAGGTCTTGGCCCATTTGTGACCACTTAAATGCATTGTATGATAAGTTTTATGTGAATCAATATCGGGAATGCTATTTATAGAATAAAGCATCCCACATTTTTCACATTTAGTTAAATTAGACTTCCTActtgttttatttgaattaaattgTAACCTTGATTgaacatatttattattatttttaacaacCGATTTAGGATTGatctttgattttgaaCTTGAACCAAGGTTCTTCATATTAGGTCATCCCGAAGTTGGTCAAAAagattgaaattattaagaCTATATATCAATTCATATGACTGATGACCCTTCGGTTGCTTTAGAGAATCATAAAACAGATGACACTTCTTTAAAACGGTCAATAGAAAACGAGTTTGTAAATTGTTAGAATCATAAAATTAGAGATGAGATGCGTTCGAAATTTTTCAAGGGTAAAAAGAACcatacaaaaatatcaaatta
Coding sequences:
- the ATG18 gene encoding phosphoinositide binding protein ATG18 (similar to Saccharomyces cerevisiae ATG18 (YFR021W); ancestral locus Anc_1.359); protein product: MSDAPLINFINFNQNGSCISIATTEGFRIYNCDPFGKFYSQKKLNFNSTSNQDNPNMDLSTVSSPTGCSLAIVEMLYSTSLLAIVGLGDQPALSPRRLTMLNTKTDTVICEVTFPTAILSVKMNKARLIVVLREQIYIYDIKTMRLLHTIENNENDKGLIALSTSLDNDFLAYPSPPKIINSEIEANLTTNNMVLLSNNSRNNIQSSDNNRRLGKDANGSNEQQNLDSEPNNNEPDAPLFMSSNNLNNKNTHKIIKNGDVILFNLVTLQPTMVVEAHKGTIAALALNNEGTLLATASEKGTIVRVFSVETGAKLYQFRRGTYPTNVHSIIFSNDSKYLSVTCSSKTVHIFKMDNENLTPSNENFTSRSSSPPLSEELDNNSNETDMLSNETNTSPKSPDSSKKEPFVDTTRSTVGRMIRKSTQKFSKNAAKKFGEYFPLDVKSIIESSRHFASFKLPIESKETYSNYIGSNNANLSSHQLNSTSSESLAHVSMRINAGKYISSIGEEITLDLSNYPKVLANYSNYTTGQTSPKKITAIPIRVLSSDGIYYNYILDPERGGDCILISKYSLLLD
- the TPHA0O01220 gene encoding SDR family oxidoreductase, giving the protein MAVLVTGASGFIALHVINLLLSQNYKVIGTVRSQDKVDKIIKQFNNPNLSFELVTDITKLDAFDETLKKHSNEIDYVIHMASPLPDEGNTDFENHYLLLAVNGTKSVLSAIKKFAPKSVKHVVMTSSIVAMLNVNDDSAITTEKDWNPITWEQAKTSSFLCYFGSKTYSEKAAWDFLKENKDEVDFKFTTVNPVMVFGRQMFDEDVKDTLNVSCEYVNKILYLPPTEKLSQDYAMSYVHVDDVALAHVMAMREDRLDGERLLLSAGTYSDQLVANSINKQFPQVKGTIPAAIENCDKPTIRYDSTATQKQLGIEWKSFDVAVYDIAHQALKRLGKL
- the CDC14 gene encoding phosphoprotein phosphatase CDC14 (similar to Saccharomyces cerevisiae CDC14 (YFR028C); ancestral locus Anc_1.349); amino-acid sequence: MRKNVYLDNTIEFLRGRVYLGAYDYTPDDTDDMVFFTVDGTIFYNSFHLDFGPMNIGHLYRFAVIFHEILNDVENAKKSVIFYSSTSTRARANAACMLCCYMILVQGWTPHQVLQPLAQVDPPFMPFRDAGYSNADFEITIQDVIYGVWRAKEKSLIDLQAFNLETYEKYERVENGDFNVLTPDFIAFASPQESNRIGAIQSSSPNKSHLNQPFRSVLKFFKSSNVQLVVRLNSHLYNKQHFEDIGIQHLDMIFEDGTCPDLSIVKNFVGAAETIINKGGKIAVHCKAGLGRTGCLIGAHLIYTYGFTANECIGFLRFIRPGMVVGPQQHWLYLNQNTFREWKYTMRLSLEPKEVIGGLYPLIGMEEYRLQKKKVKESKKNTHVKAFENDDSEMRDLVMTPPSAKDKKVGKEEYSNPSFQIAAVPQNSPGQPRKGQNGTNTIEDINKQNAIQNNSEKGTRTPGMGDDTNNSDEDMDRSAEDVLKQLLPKNRRIASGKRTPSAGVRKVSGTTKK
- the ECO1 gene encoding Eco1p (similar to Saccharomyces cerevisiae ECO1 (YFR027W); ancestral locus Anc_1.350); translation: MKNLGSSSKSKINPKSVVKNNNKYVQSRLQFNSNKTSRKSNLTKCEKCGMLYSINSIPDIDSHKTYHTMHLSGHKWAKTWGSYIEGPKLIDQKITPPTSSSTSNDSTYTSDLQSKNEYVVVVRPQFPKEVKAASELMSVVNDELNAPHNENDFWATVDGKGKLFLYIKDDRAVGAISVEPIDSTRSRWMVYENKSIIDHIRPHFKVGISRIWVCKEHRSQGIAVKLLEAARTNMNPSRTMQRWELAWSQPTESGGKLASKYNGMKHKSGKLLIPCYI